In Pseudomonas sp. MTM4, one genomic interval encodes:
- the uvrC gene encoding excinuclease ABC subunit UvrC — MSGFDSSAFLASCSGRPGVYRMFDADAKLLYVGKAKNLKKRLASYFRKTGQAPKTAALVAKIAQIETTITANETEALLLEQTLIKQWRPPYNILLRDDKSYPYVFLSSGDFPRLSIHRGAKKEPGRYFGPYPSAGAIRESLSLLQKAFFVRQCEDSYYRNRTRPCLQYQIKRCKAPCVNLVDPEEYADDVRHSVMFLEGRSNALAEELSKNMEKAAMALDFERAAEIRDQIGILRRVQDQQSMEGGSGNVDIVAAVVSPGGACVHLISVRGGRVLGSKNFFPQVAIEESVSEVLQAFLEQYYLGSMERDLPSELIVNTVHEDFDTLINAISELRDVELTISHRVRGTRARWQQLALTNAEQALGARLANRQHLAARFQALAEALDLEEPPTRLECFDISHSSGEATVASCVVFGPEGPLKSDYRRYNIEGVTAGDDYAAMHQALSRRFKKAVEGEGKLPDILLVDGGKGQLNMAREVLQELAVPELILLGVAKGVTRKPGLETLYLNDAAHEFTLPGDSPALHLIQQVRDEAHRFAITGHRARRGKARMTSTLEGVAGIGPKRRRELLKHFGGLQELSRASLDEIAKAPGISKKLAESIYAALHSE; from the coding sequence ATGAGCGGCTTCGATTCCTCCGCATTTCTGGCTTCGTGCAGCGGGCGTCCCGGCGTCTACCGAATGTTCGATGCTGACGCCAAGCTGCTTTATGTAGGCAAGGCGAAGAATCTGAAGAAGCGCCTGGCGAGCTATTTCCGCAAGACTGGGCAGGCGCCGAAAACAGCCGCGCTGGTGGCCAAAATTGCCCAGATCGAAACCACGATCACGGCGAACGAAACCGAAGCGCTGTTGCTCGAACAGACTCTGATCAAACAGTGGCGCCCGCCGTACAACATCCTGCTGCGCGACGATAAGTCCTACCCCTATGTATTTCTTTCGAGCGGGGACTTCCCCCGTCTCAGCATCCACAGAGGTGCGAAGAAGGAGCCGGGACGTTATTTCGGCCCGTACCCCAGCGCCGGTGCGATTCGCGAAAGTCTGAGCTTGCTGCAGAAGGCGTTCTTTGTGCGTCAATGCGAAGACAGCTATTACCGCAACCGCACCCGACCCTGTCTGCAGTATCAGATCAAGCGCTGCAAGGCGCCCTGCGTGAATCTGGTCGACCCGGAAGAATATGCCGATGACGTCCGGCATTCCGTGATGTTTCTGGAAGGGCGCAGCAATGCGCTGGCCGAGGAACTGTCGAAAAACATGGAAAAAGCGGCGATGGCGCTTGATTTCGAGCGCGCCGCGGAAATCCGCGACCAGATCGGCATCCTGCGTCGCGTGCAGGATCAGCAGAGCATGGAAGGCGGTAGTGGCAACGTCGACATTGTTGCGGCGGTCGTAAGCCCAGGCGGTGCCTGCGTGCACCTGATCAGCGTACGTGGCGGACGAGTACTGGGCAGTAAGAATTTCTTTCCACAGGTCGCCATTGAAGAGAGCGTCAGTGAGGTCCTGCAGGCCTTTCTCGAGCAGTATTACCTTGGCTCCATGGAGCGCGATTTACCGTCGGAGCTGATCGTCAATACGGTCCATGAAGACTTCGATACGCTGATTAACGCGATTTCAGAGCTGCGTGATGTGGAGCTAACCATCAGCCACCGTGTTCGCGGCACGCGCGCACGCTGGCAACAGCTGGCGCTGACCAACGCCGAGCAGGCGCTGGGTGCGCGCTTGGCGAATCGTCAGCATCTGGCTGCACGGTTCCAGGCCCTGGCCGAGGCGTTGGATCTCGAGGAGCCGCCGACACGGCTGGAGTGCTTCGATATCAGCCACTCCAGCGGCGAAGCGACCGTCGCGTCCTGTGTAGTGTTCGGTCCGGAAGGGCCGCTGAAGTCCGATTACCGCCGTTACAACATCGAAGGCGTTACCGCGGGCGATGACTATGCGGCGATGCACCAGGCGCTCTCTCGCCGGTTCAAGAAGGCCGTCGAGGGGGAGGGCAAGCTGCCTGACATATTGCTGGTTGACGGTGGCAAAGGGCAGCTCAACATGGCCCGCGAGGTGCTGCAGGAGCTCGCCGTGCCGGAGCTGATCCTGCTGGGCGTGGCCAAGGGTGTTACCCGGAAGCCGGGTCTGGAAACGCTGTATCTCAACGACGCAGCCCATGAATTCACCTTGCCAGGCGACTCCCCGGCACTGCACCTGATTCAGCAGGTTCGCGACGAGGCCCACCGTTTCGCCATTACAGGCCACCGCGCACGACGTGGAAAAGCACGAATGACTTCTACGCTTGAAGGTGTGGCAGGGATCGGGCCGAAGCGCCGCCGCGAACTGCTGAAGCACTTTGGAGGTCTTCAGGAACTCAGCCGCGCCAGTCTCGATGAAATCGCCAAGGCGCCCGGTATCAGTAAAAAGCTTGCCGAGTCGATTTATGCCGCTCTGCACAGTGAGTAG
- the uvrY gene encoding UvrY/SirA/GacA family response regulator transcription factor: protein MIRVLVVDDHDLVRTGISRMLADIDGLQVIGQAESGEAAIKKSRELKPDVVLMDVKMPGIGGLEATRKLLRSHPDIKVIAVTICEEDPFPTRLLQAGAAGYLTKGAALDEMIQAIRMVFAGQRYISPQIAQQLALKSFQPKVNGSPFDLLSEREIQIALMIANCQKVQAISDKLCLSPKTVNTYRYRIYEKLSITSDVELALLAVRHGMVDTIN from the coding sequence TTGATTAGGGTGCTGGTGGTCGATGACCACGATCTAGTACGCACAGGCATTTCCCGAATGCTCGCCGATATCGATGGCCTGCAGGTGATTGGGCAGGCTGAATCGGGCGAGGCGGCGATCAAGAAGTCGCGTGAACTCAAGCCGGATGTGGTCCTGATGGACGTCAAGATGCCGGGCATCGGCGGCCTTGAAGCCACCCGTAAGCTCCTGCGCAGCCATCCTGATATCAAGGTCATCGCTGTCACCATCTGCGAAGAAGATCCCTTCCCGACGCGACTGCTGCAGGCAGGTGCCGCCGGGTATCTAACCAAGGGCGCGGCGCTCGATGAGATGATTCAGGCGATCCGCATGGTATTTGCGGGTCAGCGCTACATCAGCCCGCAGATCGCCCAGCAGCTGGCGCTCAAGTCATTCCAGCCCAAGGTCAACGGATCACCTTTCGATCTTCTCTCCGAGCGAGAAATCCAGATCGCCCTGATGATCGCGAACTGCCAGAAGGTCCAGGCCATCTCTGACAAGCTGTGCCTGTCGCCGAAAACCGTCAACACCTATCGTTACCGTATCTACGAGAAGCTTTCGATTACTAGTGACGTCGAGCTGGCGCTGCTCGCTGTCCGTCACGGCATGGTCGACACCATCAATTGA
- a CDS encoding YnfA family protein: MLKTFALFAVTAVAEIVGCYLPYLWLKHGKSAWLLVPAALSLALFAWLLTLHPTAAGRVYAAYGGVYVGVALLWLWLVDGVRPTHWDLLGCAVAFLGMAIIMFAPRAT; this comes from the coding sequence ATGCTTAAAACCTTCGCACTATTTGCCGTCACAGCTGTTGCCGAGATCGTCGGTTGCTACCTGCCTTATCTCTGGCTCAAGCACGGCAAAAGCGCCTGGCTCCTGGTGCCCGCCGCGTTGTCGCTAGCACTCTTTGCATGGCTGCTGACACTGCACCCGACCGCCGCGGGCCGGGTTTATGCCGCGTACGGCGGCGTTTATGTGGGCGTAGCGCTGCTCTGGTTATGGCTGGTGGATGGCGTTCGGCCAACTCATTGGGATTTGCTCGGCTGTGCAGTCGCCTTCCTCGGCATGGCAATCATCATGTTCGCACCGCGAGCGACCTGA
- a CDS encoding S9 family peptidase, which yields MNKIPYGFWPSDWTAEKAASASRDFAEIRAGHGGLFWIEYQPTDARCTLWYWRDGRAVCVTPPDVSLRSRVYEYGGGAFCLTDAGVAFVNEKDQQIHLQTIADDAHEPLALTQRPDCRYGDLQFDSQHAAIVAVEEDHAGERVEHRLVSFSLSAGQRSVIAEGADFYSSPTLDAEARRMAWIQWQRPEQPWTATSLWMAERDTDGTWQTPQCLAGREGDESLQQPRFASDGTLYCLSDKAGWWQPWREQDGRLVPALTPANGESGPDVVGPAQLAFDHAPAPWQLGTNSYLPLAEGGLLLTRMVDGYGLLFERDAGGCERQLAMAFSRCRQLAADNRNYYCIAAAVDRAPALLAIDRRTGQANIIAGGEQPLSTDALSRPRSLSFVTGRDETAHAFFYPPRNANCRSLDGERPPLVIFLHGGPTSACYPVFDPRIQYWTQRGFAVADINYRGSSGFGRAYRQRLRGQWGVVDVEDARAAVSALAEDGQIDPARTFIRGSSAGGFTALCALASDAGFSGGASLYGVSDPLALRRVTHKFEADYLDWLIGDPQRHAERYRQRAPLHNAAQIKVPVIFFQGGQDSVVLPEQTESMVAALRQRNIPVEYRLYPQEHHGFRQASNLADALERECRFYQGLLAKRAAERP from the coding sequence ATGAACAAAATCCCATACGGCTTCTGGCCCAGTGACTGGACTGCCGAGAAAGCCGCCTCGGCGAGCCGAGATTTCGCCGAGATCAGGGCAGGGCACGGCGGGCTGTTCTGGATCGAGTATCAGCCAACGGATGCTCGCTGCACCCTTTGGTACTGGCGAGACGGGCGGGCTGTCTGTGTGACACCGCCAGACGTATCGCTTCGCAGCCGGGTCTATGAATATGGTGGCGGAGCCTTCTGCCTGACGGATGCAGGCGTTGCGTTCGTCAATGAGAAGGATCAGCAGATCCATCTGCAGACCATCGCGGACGACGCACACGAGCCCCTTGCACTCACGCAGCGGCCCGATTGCCGCTACGGTGATCTGCAGTTCGATTCTCAGCATGCCGCCATCGTGGCGGTCGAGGAGGACCACGCCGGCGAGCGCGTGGAGCATCGGCTGGTCAGTTTCTCGCTGAGTGCCGGCCAGCGCAGCGTTATCGCCGAAGGTGCAGACTTCTACTCGTCGCCAACGCTCGATGCCGAAGCCCGGCGCATGGCCTGGATCCAGTGGCAGCGCCCCGAGCAACCCTGGACCGCAACCAGCCTCTGGATGGCCGAGCGCGACACCGATGGCACATGGCAGACGCCGCAATGCCTGGCCGGACGCGAAGGTGATGAATCCCTGCAACAACCACGCTTTGCATCGGATGGCACGCTTTACTGCCTGAGCGACAAAGCAGGCTGGTGGCAGCCCTGGCGGGAGCAGGATGGCCGATTGGTCCCGGCGCTCACGCCTGCGAATGGCGAGTCCGGGCCCGATGTGGTTGGCCCGGCGCAGCTGGCATTCGACCATGCGCCCGCCCCGTGGCAGTTGGGCACAAATAGCTATTTGCCGCTTGCCGAAGGCGGCCTGCTACTGACGCGCATGGTCGACGGCTACGGCCTGCTGTTCGAGCGGGACGCCGGGGGCTGCGAGCGCCAACTGGCGATGGCATTCAGCCGGTGCCGGCAGCTGGCTGCCGATAATCGGAACTACTACTGTATCGCCGCAGCCGTCGATCGCGCGCCAGCGCTGCTGGCCATAGACCGGCGAACCGGCCAGGCCAACATCATCGCGGGTGGCGAGCAGCCGCTATCGACCGACGCCTTGTCGCGTCCGCGGTCGCTCAGTTTCGTCACCGGGCGTGACGAAACTGCTCACGCATTCTTCTATCCGCCGCGCAATGCCAACTGCCGGAGCCTGGACGGCGAGCGCCCACCGCTGGTGATCTTCTTGCACGGCGGGCCGACGTCGGCCTGCTATCCGGTATTCGATCCGCGGATCCAATACTGGACCCAGCGAGGATTTGCCGTGGCCGATATCAACTACCGAGGCAGCAGCGGTTTCGGTCGCGCTTACCGGCAGCGGCTGCGCGGGCAATGGGGTGTTGTCGATGTGGAAGATGCACGCGCCGCCGTCAGTGCGCTGGCTGAGGATGGGCAGATCGATCCGGCCCGCACCTTCATTCGCGGTTCGAGCGCCGGCGGCTTTACCGCGCTCTGCGCGCTGGCATCCGATGCCGGCTTCAGTGGTGGCGCCAGTCTTTATGGTGTCAGCGACCCGTTAGCGTTGCGGCGCGTCACGCATAAGTTCGAGGCGGACTATCTGGACTGGCTGATCGGCGATCCGCAGCGTCATGCCGAGCGTTACCGTCAGCGCGCCCCGCTGCACAATGCGGCGCAGATCAAGGTGCCGGTGATCTTCTTTCAGGGCGGGCAGGACTCGGTGGTGCTTCCCGAACAGACCGAATCAATGGTGGCGGCGCTTCGTCAGAGAAACATCCCGGTCGAGTACCGTCTTTATCCGCAAGAACATCATGGTTTCCGGCAGGCAAGCAATCTGGCGGATGCGCTGGAGCGTGAGTGCCGTTTCTATCAGGGGCTGCTTGCTAAGCGTGCGGCGGAGCGGCCATAA
- the pqqE gene encoding pyrroloquinoline quinone biosynthesis protein PqqE — protein sequence MSGSGSSFAKPGCEPGPPLWLLAELTYRCPLQCPYCSNPLDFARSRDELSTAEWIEVFRQAREMGAAQLGFSGGEPLVRQDLADLIKAARDLGYYTNLITSGIGLTEEKIASFADAGLDHIQISFQAADEEVNNLLAGSKKAFAQKLAMARAVKAHGYPMVLNFVTHRHNIDNIERIIQLCLELEADFVELATCQFYGWAELNRAGLLPSKAQLERAERITNQWRDKLAAENHPCKLIFVTPDYYEERPKGCMNGWGNLFLDITPDGTALPCHSARQLPISFPNVREQSIEQIWKHSFGFNKFRGFDWMPEPCQSCDEKENDFGGCRCQAFMLTGDAANADPVCSKSAHHGVILAARTEAEQTPRGLDELTFRNEKASRLILKV from the coding sequence TTGAGCGGTTCTGGATCGAGCTTCGCTAAGCCGGGCTGCGAACCCGGTCCGCCGCTATGGCTGCTTGCCGAGTTGACTTATCGCTGCCCGTTGCAGTGCCCGTATTGCTCGAATCCGCTGGATTTTGCCCGCAGCCGTGACGAGCTGAGCACTGCCGAGTGGATCGAAGTATTCCGCCAGGCGCGCGAGATGGGTGCGGCACAGCTGGGATTCTCGGGAGGCGAACCGCTGGTGCGTCAGGACTTGGCCGACCTGATCAAGGCGGCGCGGGACCTTGGCTACTACACCAACTTGATCACGTCGGGCATCGGCCTGACCGAGGAAAAGATCGCCTCGTTCGCCGACGCTGGCCTCGACCACATCCAGATCAGTTTCCAGGCCGCCGACGAAGAGGTGAACAACCTGCTCGCCGGCTCGAAGAAGGCTTTCGCGCAGAAACTGGCCATGGCGCGTGCGGTGAAAGCCCACGGCTATCCGATGGTGCTCAACTTCGTCACCCATCGGCACAACATCGACAACATCGAACGCATCATCCAGCTGTGCCTGGAGTTGGAAGCGGACTTCGTTGAACTCGCCACCTGTCAATTCTACGGTTGGGCCGAGCTGAACCGCGCCGGGCTGTTGCCGAGCAAGGCGCAGCTGGAGCGGGCCGAGCGCATCACCAACCAGTGGCGCGACAAGTTGGCCGCCGAGAATCACCCCTGCAAGCTGATCTTCGTCACGCCCGATTACTACGAAGAGCGGCCGAAGGGCTGCATGAACGGCTGGGGCAACCTGTTTCTCGACATCACGCCCGACGGCACTGCGTTGCCATGCCACAGCGCGCGTCAGTTGCCGATCAGCTTCCCCAACGTGCGCGAGCAGAGCATCGAGCAGATCTGGAAGCACTCGTTCGGCTTCAACAAGTTTCGCGGTTTCGACTGGATGCCTGAGCCTTGCCAATCCTGTGACGAGAAGGAGAACGACTTTGGCGGCTGTCGCTGCCAGGCTTTCATGCTTACTGGCGATGCCGCCAATGCCGACCCGGTGTGCAGCAAATCCGCCCATCACGGCGTAATTCTCGCCGCGCGCACCGAGGCCGAGCAGACGCCGCGCGGGCTGGATGAGCTGACCTTCCGCAACGAGAAGGCATCGCGGCTGATCCTCAAGGTTTGA
- the pqqD gene encoding pyrroloquinoline quinone biosynthesis peptide chaperone PqqD encodes MSDIQLTQIPALRRGFRFQWEPVQKCHVLLYPEGMIKLNESASAVLAEVDGARTVGAIVADLQVRYPEAEGIEEDIVAFLEVAVERFWIELR; translated from the coding sequence ATGAGTGACATCCAACTGACCCAGATCCCTGCCTTGCGCCGCGGCTTCCGCTTCCAGTGGGAACCTGTGCAGAAATGCCACGTGCTGCTCTATCCCGAAGGCATGATCAAACTCAACGAGAGCGCCTCCGCGGTACTGGCTGAAGTTGACGGCGCGCGTACCGTCGGCGCCATCGTCGCCGATCTGCAGGTGCGCTATCCCGAGGCGGAAGGGATCGAAGAGGATATCGTCGCATTCTTGGAGGTAGCCGTTGAGCGGTTCTGGATCGAGCTTCGCTAA
- the pqqC gene encoding pyrroloquinoline-quinone synthase PqqC — translation MTLPAMTRAEFEQALRAKGDYYHIHHPFHRAMYEGRSTPEQIQGWVANRFYYQVCIPVKDAAILANCPDRDTRREWVQRIIDHDGVPGEEGGIEAWLRLAEAVGLEREQVLSQELVLPGVRFAVDAYVNFARRAVWQEAASSSLTELFAPTIHQSRLDAWPQHYSWIDPSGYDYFRKRLKEARRDVEHGLRITLEHYTTRESQERMLNILQFKLDVLWSMLDAMSMAYELDRSPYHTVTRERVWHNGITF, via the coding sequence ATGACCCTGCCAGCCATGACCCGCGCTGAGTTCGAGCAGGCGCTGCGCGCCAAGGGCGACTACTACCACATCCACCACCCGTTCCACCGCGCCATGTACGAAGGCCGCTCGACCCCTGAGCAGATCCAGGGTTGGGTGGCGAACCGCTTCTACTACCAGGTGTGCATACCGGTGAAGGATGCCGCGATCCTGGCCAACTGCCCGGATCGCGATACCCGGCGCGAATGGGTACAGCGCATCATCGACCATGATGGTGTGCCCGGCGAGGAGGGCGGCATCGAAGCCTGGCTGCGGTTGGCTGAAGCCGTGGGGCTCGAACGCGAACAGGTGCTGTCGCAGGAACTGGTGCTGCCGGGCGTACGTTTTGCGGTGGATGCCTATGTCAACTTCGCGCGTCGTGCGGTCTGGCAGGAAGCGGCGAGCAGCTCGCTGACCGAGCTCTTCGCTCCGACCATCCATCAGTCGCGCCTGGATGCTTGGCCGCAGCATTACAGCTGGATCGATCCGTCCGGTTACGACTATTTCCGCAAGCGCCTGAAAGAAGCGCGCCGCGACGTCGAACACGGCCTACGCATCACGCTCGAGCACTACACCACTCGTGAGAGTCAGGAGCGCATGCTGAACATTCTTCAATTCAAACTCGACGTCTTGTGGAGCATGCTGGACGCCATGAGCATGGCCTACGAACTGGACCGCTCGCCGTACCACACCGTGACCCGCGAGCGCGTCTGGCACAACGGCATTACGTTTTGA
- the pqqB gene encoding pyrroloquinoline quinone biosynthesis protein PqqB — protein MFIQILGSAAGGGFPQWNCNCANCAGLRNGTLRAQARTQSSIAISDDGEHWILCNASPDIRVQLESFPALQPARAPRDTAIGAIILLDSQIDHTTGLLTLREGCPHEVWCTEMVHQDLTTGFPLFKMLEHWNGGLRWNPIALENSFRTPTCPDLEITPIPLRSAAPPYSPHRNDPHPGDNIGLLIEDHNTGGKLFYAPGLGKVSPELLELMRGADCLLVDGTLWRDDEMRVREVGTKLGSEMGHLQQSGRGGMIEVLDGMPAARKILIHINNTNPILDEDSAERAALDEHGIEVAFDGMSIEL, from the coding sequence ATGTTCATCCAGATTCTCGGTTCTGCTGCCGGCGGCGGCTTTCCTCAGTGGAACTGCAACTGCGCCAATTGCGCCGGGTTGCGTAACGGCACCTTGCGCGCACAGGCGCGTACCCAGTCATCCATTGCCATCAGTGATGATGGCGAGCATTGGATACTGTGCAACGCCTCGCCGGACATCCGTGTGCAGCTGGAGTCGTTTCCCGCCCTGCAGCCGGCACGTGCGCCGCGCGATACGGCAATCGGCGCGATCATCCTGCTCGACAGCCAGATCGACCACACCACCGGCTTGCTGACGCTGCGTGAAGGCTGCCCTCATGAAGTCTGGTGTACCGAGATGGTTCATCAGGACCTCACGACCGGTTTTCCGCTGTTCAAGATGCTCGAACATTGGAATGGTGGCCTGCGCTGGAACCCCATTGCACTGGAAAACAGCTTCCGCACTCCGACCTGTCCAGATCTCGAAATTACGCCAATTCCGCTGCGCAGCGCCGCACCGCCATACTCGCCGCATCGCAACGACCCGCATCCGGGCGACAACATTGGCCTGCTGATCGAGGATCACAACACTGGCGGCAAGCTGTTCTACGCACCGGGGCTGGGCAAAGTCAGCCCCGAGCTGCTGGAACTGATGCGCGGCGCCGATTGCTTGTTGGTCGACGGCACGCTCTGGCGCGATGACGAAATGCGTGTGCGTGAAGTGGGGACCAAGCTCGGGTCCGAGATGGGTCATCTCCAGCAGAGCGGCCGCGGCGGCATGATCGAGGTGCTCGATGGGATGCCGGCGGCTCGCAAGATCCTCATCCATATAAACAACACCAATCCCATCCTCGATGAAGACTCGGCCGAGCGTGCAGCCCTCGACGAGCACGGCATCGAAGTAGCCTTCGATGGCATGAGCATCGAGCTGTAG
- the pqqA gene encoding pyrroloquinoline quinone precursor peptide PqqA: MWTKPAFIDLRIGFEVTMYFANR, from the coding sequence ATGTGGACCAAACCTGCTTTCATCGACCTGCGTATCGGTTTCGAAGTGACCATGTACTTCGCCAACCGCTGA
- a CDS encoding MFS transporter — MKENWSAFPWVCFAMCVGVMGTALISPLYPLYQQAWQLRTSDVSLIYVVYMVGALFGLLFMGRLSDTLGFRKVMLAGLLLGWGGTLLTMLAWDLSSLNTGRFAVGLSSSLIVTSATVGLVQISRDGASQRISMITSFLLAFGFGLGPITGGITGQWLPNPLMVTYVPSLLLGVLAVYALMRVQLKPHTDELATASPSWRTFMPRLAWTGRSDSLAFTLTCACPFFAFGVFGIYASMAPLFLEKILPWHGPVVSGTSIGVILLASAMMQLACARMSLRWCGFLGLLAVVLSNAMLVLNFKLGSPIVFIVGVCAAAAGHGMCLLAGISMVNRIATPTERSGLISTYLVCGYVGSIAPLIAAGWIADHHGLPAAITLLGLCVIVIASPLAIWFFRHPRMRSA; from the coding sequence ATGAAAGAAAACTGGTCGGCCTTCCCCTGGGTCTGCTTCGCCATGTGCGTGGGTGTGATGGGCACAGCGCTCATTTCGCCGCTTTATCCGCTGTACCAGCAGGCCTGGCAGTTGCGTACCAGTGACGTCTCGCTGATTTACGTGGTTTACATGGTGGGCGCGCTGTTCGGCCTGCTGTTCATGGGGCGCCTGTCGGACACACTGGGCTTTCGCAAGGTGATGCTGGCCGGCCTGCTGCTGGGTTGGGGCGGCACCCTGCTGACGATGCTCGCGTGGGACCTGTCGAGCCTGAACACGGGTCGCTTCGCGGTAGGCCTGTCGTCCAGTCTGATCGTCACCAGCGCCACGGTCGGACTGGTACAGATCTCGCGCGACGGGGCTTCGCAACGGATATCGATGATCACCAGCTTCCTGCTCGCCTTTGGCTTTGGTCTGGGTCCGATAACGGGCGGCATCACCGGTCAGTGGCTACCGAACCCGCTGATGGTGACCTACGTACCCTCACTATTGTTGGGTGTGCTGGCGGTGTATGCCTTGATGCGCGTGCAACTGAAACCGCATACAGATGAATTGGCGACCGCATCGCCGAGCTGGCGAACCTTCATGCCGCGCCTGGCGTGGACGGGCCGCAGCGATTCGCTGGCGTTCACGCTCACCTGTGCCTGCCCGTTCTTCGCCTTCGGTGTGTTCGGCATCTACGCGTCGATGGCCCCGCTATTTCTGGAGAAGATCCTGCCTTGGCATGGGCCGGTGGTGAGCGGTACATCCATCGGCGTCATCCTGCTGGCTTCGGCCATGATGCAGCTGGCGTGCGCCAGGATGAGCTTGCGTTGGTGCGGATTTCTCGGCTTGCTGGCGGTCGTGCTCAGCAACGCCATGCTCGTGCTCAACTTCAAGCTCGGATCGCCCATCGTGTTCATCGTCGGCGTCTGCGCCGCGGCAGCAGGACATGGCATGTGCCTGCTGGCCGGCATCAGCATGGTCAACCGCATCGCCACACCAACCGAGCGCTCAGGGCTGATTTCGACCTACCTGGTTTGCGGCTACGTCGGCAGCATCGCGCCCTTGATCGCCGCAGGCTGGATTGCCGACCACCACGGCCTGCCCGCAGCGATCACGCTGCTGGGGCTATGCGTGATCGTGATCGCCTCGCCGCTGGCAATCTGGTTTTTCCGGCATCCACGGATGCGGTCGGCCTGA
- a CDS encoding polysaccharide lyase family 1 protein: MYDNSKNKDKKMRNVAAVMTISLGIGLSSAPAGASVVVNAGLAGGRIPLERQTLPMRDGFASMGGGTSGGAYAVPGRVYDVTTRAQLKSAFDEAGDEPKIVRVHGALLGNSDDSGNPLTCEDYARGTGYTLDSYLAAYDPAVWGWDTEPSGGPENARRQSAENQKNTMVIEVPSNTTIIGANPKASLIGLSLRIDGERNVIVRNLNHKAVSDCFPQWDPTDGSDGNWNSEYDMVQIINGASNIWINHNYYTDDPNFDDQAPMYFGRPFQQHDGSVDITYGSDLVTVSYNRFADRDKLMLVGSTDSPTAGDPGKLRVTIHHNEFINIGQRAPRLRWGHADVYNNHFIRNDDARVPFGYAFGVGYDSHIWAEANAFTFGPSVDSTRIIKHWKGQAITTIGNVINRRKVDLLAAYNANAAAELQLVSDSSWRPTLRTRVHPAQAIPGLLKRKVGPVLTLDRGRKRHR; the protein is encoded by the coding sequence ATGTATGACAACAGCAAAAATAAGGATAAGAAAATGAGAAATGTTGCAGCAGTTATGACGATCTCGTTGGGCATCGGTCTTTCCTCAGCACCGGCCGGTGCGTCGGTGGTCGTCAATGCCGGCCTTGCCGGAGGAAGAATTCCGCTGGAGCGGCAGACGCTGCCGATGCGCGATGGATTTGCCTCGATGGGCGGTGGGACCAGCGGTGGTGCCTACGCGGTGCCCGGCCGTGTCTACGATGTCACCACGCGCGCTCAATTGAAGTCGGCGTTCGATGAAGCGGGGGACGAACCCAAGATCGTTCGCGTTCACGGCGCGCTTCTTGGCAACTCGGATGATTCAGGCAATCCGCTGACGTGCGAAGACTATGCGCGGGGGACCGGATATACCCTGGACAGCTACCTGGCTGCATACGATCCAGCGGTCTGGGGATGGGATACGGAGCCCTCCGGTGGTCCGGAGAACGCGCGTCGCCAGTCCGCAGAGAATCAGAAAAACACCATGGTGATCGAGGTGCCGAGCAACACGACGATCATCGGAGCGAACCCCAAGGCGAGCTTGATAGGGTTGTCGTTGCGGATAGACGGCGAACGCAACGTGATCGTGCGTAACCTGAACCACAAAGCCGTCAGCGACTGCTTCCCGCAATGGGACCCGACCGATGGCTCGGACGGAAACTGGAACAGCGAATACGACATGGTTCAGATCATCAACGGCGCGTCCAACATCTGGATCAATCACAACTACTATACGGACGACCCGAACTTCGACGACCAAGCGCCGATGTATTTCGGCAGACCTTTTCAACAGCATGATGGCTCGGTCGATATCACCTATGGGTCGGACCTTGTCACGGTGTCCTATAACCGCTTCGCGGATCGGGACAAGCTGATGCTAGTCGGTTCCACCGATTCTCCGACGGCGGGAGATCCGGGCAAGCTGCGGGTGACGATTCACCACAACGAGTTCATCAATATCGGCCAGCGCGCCCCGCGCCTCCGCTGGGGGCATGCGGACGTCTACAACAACCATTTCATTCGCAACGACGACGCACGTGTCCCCTTCGGTTACGCCTTCGGCGTTGGCTATGACTCGCACATCTGGGCTGAAGCCAACGCCTTTACCTTTGGCCCCTCGGTGGACTCGACGCGAATCATCAAGCATTGGAAAGGGCAGGCGATCACAACCATTGGTAACGTCATCAACCGTCGCAAGGTCGATTTGCTCGCGGCTTATAACGCCAACGCCGCAGCCGAGCTGCAGCTAGTGAGCGATAGCTCTTGGCGACCGACGCTACGCACCAGGGTCCATCCGGCGCAGGCTATCCCGGGTCTGCTCAAAAGGAAGGTCGGGCCGGTCTTGACGCTGGATAGGGGGCGCAAGCGGCACCGTTAA